From one Numida meleagris isolate 19003 breed g44 Domestic line unplaced genomic scaffold, NumMel1.0 unplaced_Scaffold491, whole genome shotgun sequence genomic stretch:
- the LOC110391755 gene encoding T-cell-interacting, activating receptor on myeloid cells protein 1-like isoform X1, which produces MAPMALALILGWCLVAASRAQLLPPPSLSLHPSQGVAVGDTVTVRCHLPRPAAWVELYEEGEWTFKMRKDTDKEQNAVEFYLADIRKEDAVKYQCQYRVREPPGTSEKSHPVALVVTDHSYPPPTISLSPEEHVEMGTNVTIRCWNKPYQGSTFLHKDGHSAPIQHQDPDGGGTATFTLFRVSPADSGTYRCSYRAGGCCFVFSPLGDNVTLEVTLTHAPPGTPKHPDLTGDSRGPHWNPVRAVARGCAAAVVFILLLVVSFLLIARRQQIQRDESPGASLRSPDAVQFQVPPGDCEGLTYAELRAVTPSTCTPGPSAAPESPIIYAEVGTGRPC; this is translated from the exons ATGGCACCAATGGCGCtggccctcatcctgg gttggtgtctggtggcagcaagcagggcacagctct TGCCCCCACCCTCCCTGTCactgcaccccagccagggggtgGCTGTGGGGGACACTGTCACCGTGCGGTGCCACCTGCCCCGGCCGGCTGCCTGGGTTGAGCTCTACGAGGAAGGAGAGTGGACATTCAAAATGCGCAAGGACACAGACAAGGAGCAGAATGCAGTTGAGTTCTACTTGGCTGACATAAGAAAGGAAGACGCTGTGAAGTACCAGTGCCAGTACCGAGTGCGGGAGCCACCAGGGACATCGGAGAAGAGTCACCCCGTGGCgctggtggtgacag ATCACAGCTATCCCCCCCCCACCATTTCCCTGAGCCCTGAGGAACACGTGGAGATGGGGACCAACGTCACCATTCGCTGCTGGAACAAGCCTTATCAAGGCTCCACCTTCCTGCACAAGGACGGGCACTCAGCCCCTATCCAGCACCAAGACCCCGATGGTGGGGGCACAGCCACTTTCACCCTCTTTAGGGTGTCCCCAGCTGACTCTGGCACCTATAGGTGCTCCTAccgtgctgggggctgctgctttgtgttctCACCCCTTGGGGACAATGTGACGCTAGAGGTGACACTGACACACGCACCCCCAG GAACACCCAAACACCCGGACCTCACAGGTGATTCTCGAGGACCGCACTGGAACCCGGTAAGAGCAGTAGcaaggggctgtgctgctgccgtcgtcttcatcctcctcctcgtTGTCTCCTTTCTCCTCATTGCCCGcagacaacagatacaaagagatgAGAGCCCAG GTGCCTCACTCAGAAGCCCCGATGCCGTGCAGTTCCAG gtgCCCCCCGGTGACTGCGAGGGTCTGACCTACGCCGAGCTGCGAGCTGTGACCCCCAGCACCTGCACCCCTGGCCCCTCTGCCGCCCCTGAATCCCCCATTATCTATGCTGAGGTGGGCACTGGGCGACCCTGCTGA
- the LOC110391753 gene encoding T-cell-interacting, activating receptor on myeloid cells protein 1-like isoform X3, with product MAPVALALILGWCLVAASRAQHVPQPSLSLHPRQGVSLGDTVTLRCHLPRMAAWVWLYQDRGWTHNKYKDKEQDVGEFSFISTSREHAGTYRCQYHVSEPLGISEQSDPVELVVTDHSYPPPSISISPKEGVGMGTNVTIRCWNRDDGVTFFLHKDGLLSPTQHQDLDGGGTATFIIFGVTPADAGTYRCSYRPWAHPFVSSPLGDSVTLQLTPTPAPPGANGESCGILAVAVAGGCVTALTFSLVLIIFFLLAAHRRQTWRTVNPAEPNRSSKASEVQRLRASSTK from the exons ATGGCACCAGTGGCGCtggccctcatcctgg gttggtgtctggtggcagccagcagagctcagcacg TGCCCCAACCCTCTCTGTCACTGCACCCCAGGCagggggtgtccctgggggacactgtcaCCCTGCGATGCCACCTGCCCCGGATGGCTGCCTGGGTCTGGCTGTACCAGGACAGAGGTTGGACACACAACAAGTACAAGGACAAGGAGCAGGACGTGGGTGAGTTCTCCTTCATTAGCACAAGTCGGGAACATGCAGGGACGTATCGGTGCCAGTACCACGTGTCAGAGCCATTGGGGATATCAGAGCAGAGTGATCCtgtggagctggtggtgacag ATCACAGCTACCCCCCACCCAGCATTTCCATCAGCCCTAAGGaaggggtggggatggggacaaaTGTCACCATCCGCTGCTGGAACAGGGATGATGGGGTCACCTTCTTCCTGCACAAGGATGGGCTTTTGTCCCCTACCCAGCATCAGGACCTCGATGGTGGGGGCACAGCCACTTTCATCATCTTTGGGGTGACCCCAGCTGATGCTGGCACCTATAGGTGCTCCTACCGACCCTGGGCTCACCCCTTTGTGTCCTCACCCCTTGGGGACAGTGTGACACTGCAGCTGACTCCCACACCTGCTCCCCCAG GTGCCAATGGAGAATCCTGTGGGATCCTGGCTGTGGCAGTGGCAGGGGGCTGTGTCACCGCCCTCACCTTCAGCCTCGTCCTtatcatcttcttcctccttgctgccCACAGACGTCAGACATGGAGAACTGTGAACCCAG CTGAACCCAACAGGAGTTCCAAGGCCAGTGAGGTCCAG
- the LOC110391755 gene encoding T-cell-interacting, activating receptor on myeloid cells protein 1-like isoform X3 — protein MAPMALALILVPPPSLSLHPSQGVAVGDTVTVRCHLPRPAAWVELYEEGEWTFKMRKDTDKEQNAVEFYLADIRKEDAVKYQCQYRVREPPGTSEKSHPVALVVTDHSYPPPTISLSPEEHVEMGTNVTIRCWNKPYQGSTFLHKDGHSAPIQHQDPDGGGTATFTLFRVSPADSGTYRCSYRAGGCCFVFSPLGDNVTLEVTLTHAPPGTPKHPDLTGDSRGPHWNPVRAVARGCAAAVVFILLLVVSFLLIARRQQIQRDESPGASLRSPDAVQFQVPPGDCEGLTYAELRAVTPSTCTPGPSAAPESPIIYAEVGTGRPC, from the exons ATGGCACCAATGGCGCtggccctcatcctgg TGCCCCCACCCTCCCTGTCactgcaccccagccagggggtgGCTGTGGGGGACACTGTCACCGTGCGGTGCCACCTGCCCCGGCCGGCTGCCTGGGTTGAGCTCTACGAGGAAGGAGAGTGGACATTCAAAATGCGCAAGGACACAGACAAGGAGCAGAATGCAGTTGAGTTCTACTTGGCTGACATAAGAAAGGAAGACGCTGTGAAGTACCAGTGCCAGTACCGAGTGCGGGAGCCACCAGGGACATCGGAGAAGAGTCACCCCGTGGCgctggtggtgacag ATCACAGCTATCCCCCCCCCACCATTTCCCTGAGCCCTGAGGAACACGTGGAGATGGGGACCAACGTCACCATTCGCTGCTGGAACAAGCCTTATCAAGGCTCCACCTTCCTGCACAAGGACGGGCACTCAGCCCCTATCCAGCACCAAGACCCCGATGGTGGGGGCACAGCCACTTTCACCCTCTTTAGGGTGTCCCCAGCTGACTCTGGCACCTATAGGTGCTCCTAccgtgctgggggctgctgctttgtgttctCACCCCTTGGGGACAATGTGACGCTAGAGGTGACACTGACACACGCACCCCCAG GAACACCCAAACACCCGGACCTCACAGGTGATTCTCGAGGACCGCACTGGAACCCGGTAAGAGCAGTAGcaaggggctgtgctgctgccgtcgtcttcatcctcctcctcgtTGTCTCCTTTCTCCTCATTGCCCGcagacaacagatacaaagagatgAGAGCCCAG GTGCCTCACTCAGAAGCCCCGATGCCGTGCAGTTCCAG gtgCCCCCCGGTGACTGCGAGGGTCTGACCTACGCCGAGCTGCGAGCTGTGACCCCCAGCACCTGCACCCCTGGCCCCTCTGCCGCCCCTGAATCCCCCATTATCTATGCTGAGGTGGGCACTGGGCGACCCTGCTGA
- the LOC110391755 gene encoding T-cell-interacting, activating receptor on myeloid cells protein 1-like isoform X2, producing the protein MAPMALALILGWCLVAASRAQLLPPPSLSLHPSQGVAVGDTVTVRCHLPRPAAWVELYEEGEWTFKMRKDTDKEQNAVEFYLADIRKEDAVKYQCQYRVREPPGTSEKSHPVALVVTDHSYPPPTISLSPEEHVEMGTNVTIRCWNKPYQGSTFLHKDGHSAPIQHQDPDGGGTATFTLFRVSPADSGTYRCSYRAGGCCFVFSPLGDNVTLEVTLTHAPPGDSRGPHWNPVRAVARGCAAAVVFILLLVVSFLLIARRQQIQRDESPGASLRSPDAVQFQVPPGDCEGLTYAELRAVTPSTCTPGPSAAPESPIIYAEVGTGRPC; encoded by the exons ATGGCACCAATGGCGCtggccctcatcctgg gttggtgtctggtggcagcaagcagggcacagctct TGCCCCCACCCTCCCTGTCactgcaccccagccagggggtgGCTGTGGGGGACACTGTCACCGTGCGGTGCCACCTGCCCCGGCCGGCTGCCTGGGTTGAGCTCTACGAGGAAGGAGAGTGGACATTCAAAATGCGCAAGGACACAGACAAGGAGCAGAATGCAGTTGAGTTCTACTTGGCTGACATAAGAAAGGAAGACGCTGTGAAGTACCAGTGCCAGTACCGAGTGCGGGAGCCACCAGGGACATCGGAGAAGAGTCACCCCGTGGCgctggtggtgacag ATCACAGCTATCCCCCCCCCACCATTTCCCTGAGCCCTGAGGAACACGTGGAGATGGGGACCAACGTCACCATTCGCTGCTGGAACAAGCCTTATCAAGGCTCCACCTTCCTGCACAAGGACGGGCACTCAGCCCCTATCCAGCACCAAGACCCCGATGGTGGGGGCACAGCCACTTTCACCCTCTTTAGGGTGTCCCCAGCTGACTCTGGCACCTATAGGTGCTCCTAccgtgctgggggctgctgctttgtgttctCACCCCTTGGGGACAATGTGACGCTAGAGGTGACACTGACACACGCACCCCCAG GTGATTCTCGAGGACCGCACTGGAACCCGGTAAGAGCAGTAGcaaggggctgtgctgctgccgtcgtcttcatcctcctcctcgtTGTCTCCTTTCTCCTCATTGCCCGcagacaacagatacaaagagatgAGAGCCCAG GTGCCTCACTCAGAAGCCCCGATGCCGTGCAGTTCCAG gtgCCCCCCGGTGACTGCGAGGGTCTGACCTACGCCGAGCTGCGAGCTGTGACCCCCAGCACCTGCACCCCTGGCCCCTCTGCCGCCCCTGAATCCCCCATTATCTATGCTGAGGTGGGCACTGGGCGACCCTGCTGA
- the LOC110391752 gene encoding T-cell-interacting, activating receptor on myeloid cells protein 1-like: MGSQFDILVGVWGTGSSSPATPCPHCCSLAVPTLILPHGTNGTGPHPGLVSGGSEQSSAPAPTLPVSLHPSQGVSLGDSVTLRCHLPLPAARVCVYQHKYLRFFKNMHKEEDTAEFSLVEVRQEDAMKYQCQYRGLAPPGTSEKSDPVALVVTGECTKESRWPRAVSPQSCVPSLSPLCT, from the exons ATGGGCAGCCAGTTTGACATCCTGGTGGGAGTCTG GGGaactggcagcagctctcctgccactccctgtccccactgctgcagtCTCGCTGTCCCCACACTAATTCTACCTCATGGCACCAATGGCACtggccctcatcctgg gttggtgtctggtggcagcgagcagagctcagcacc TGCCCCGACCCTCCCTGTGTCactgcaccccagccagggggtgtccctgggggaCTCTGTCACCCTGCGCTGCCACCTGCCCCTGCCGGCTGCCCGGGTCTGTGTGTACCAGCACAAATATTTGAGATTCTTCAAGAACATGCACAAGGAGGAGGACACAGCTGAGTTCTCCTTGGTTGAAGTAAGGCAGGAAGATGCAATGAAGTATCAGTGCCAGTACCGAGGGCTGGCTCCACCAGGGACATCGGAGAAGAGTGACCCCGTGGCactggtggtgacaggtgagtGCACTAAGGAAAGCAGATGGCCCAGGGCTGTGTCCCCACAGAGCTGTGTCCCATCACTGTCTCCTCTCTGCACTTAG
- the LOC110391753 gene encoding T-cell-interacting, activating receptor on myeloid cells protein 1-like isoform X2 translates to MAPVALALILGWCLVAASRAQHVPQPSLSLHPRQGVSLGDTVTLRCHLPRMAAWVWLYQDRGWTHNKYKDKEQDVGEFSFISTSREHAGTYRCQYHVSEPLGISEQSDPVELVVTDHSYPPPSISISPKEGVGMGTNVTIRCWNRDDGVTFFLHKDGLLSPTQHQDLDGGGTATFIIFGVTPADAGTYRCSYRPWAHPFVSSPLGDSVTLQLTPTPAPPGANGESCGILAVAVAGGCVTALTFSLVLIIFFLLAAHRRQTWRTVNPGGEWLKWFHPPEMPPSVPCCPFHPRTSSSAPHFPVHPVQFPLPFSLVSFWDPA, encoded by the exons ATGGCACCAGTGGCGCtggccctcatcctgg gttggtgtctggtggcagccagcagagctcagcacg TGCCCCAACCCTCTCTGTCACTGCACCCCAGGCagggggtgtccctgggggacactgtcaCCCTGCGATGCCACCTGCCCCGGATGGCTGCCTGGGTCTGGCTGTACCAGGACAGAGGTTGGACACACAACAAGTACAAGGACAAGGAGCAGGACGTGGGTGAGTTCTCCTTCATTAGCACAAGTCGGGAACATGCAGGGACGTATCGGTGCCAGTACCACGTGTCAGAGCCATTGGGGATATCAGAGCAGAGTGATCCtgtggagctggtggtgacag ATCACAGCTACCCCCCACCCAGCATTTCCATCAGCCCTAAGGaaggggtggggatggggacaaaTGTCACCATCCGCTGCTGGAACAGGGATGATGGGGTCACCTTCTTCCTGCACAAGGATGGGCTTTTGTCCCCTACCCAGCATCAGGACCTCGATGGTGGGGGCACAGCCACTTTCATCATCTTTGGGGTGACCCCAGCTGATGCTGGCACCTATAGGTGCTCCTACCGACCCTGGGCTCACCCCTTTGTGTCCTCACCCCTTGGGGACAGTGTGACACTGCAGCTGACTCCCACACCTGCTCCCCCAG GTGCCAATGGAGAATCCTGTGGGATCCTGGCTGTGGCAGTGGCAGGGGGCTGTGTCACCGCCCTCACCTTCAGCCTCGTCCTtatcatcttcttcctccttgctgccCACAGACGTCAGACATGGAGAACTGTGAACCCAGGTGGGGAATGGCTTAAATGGTTTCACCCCCCAGAGATGCCCCCAAGTGTCCCCTGCTGCCCATTCCACCCCCGTACATCCTCCAGTGCTCCCCATTTCCCTGTCCATCCCGTACAGTTCCCCCTCCCATTCTCCCTTGTGTCCTTCTGGGACCCTGCATAA